A DNA window from Cutaneotrichosporon cavernicola HIS019 DNA, chromosome: 2 contains the following coding sequences:
- the IPI1 gene encoding uncharacterized protein (Rix1 complex component involved in 60S ribosome maturation) yields MPKATKRKKEKEADFKKAKLKLGKGKKAASNATDTSFKARSIALPSQKSLTRALALATDDAPSSSTPTTGAGLGLDDVLVRTRHPNSHVRNEAIGQLRQVLTAGVSLGVPMGERHGEVAKVVSGIGSLISDEEQSVRRALHDFVGWYLSRLPPLALSAYLPTLTLQISSGLSHIFPAIRLDTCRLVLLLLESGADIVGPWPAKPPSTSSLVGSAGVFDGLRLAAGLGEDKASAGYRLDGKGKLVILRTIRGFIHRALEPAEKKGEESSFGTWSLTDLEADDWSLGNYSWALEWKQPAPAEEGDGAAAELESTYAVLHSLLLNTFMESAPAAFASPADETALALCAESTALARLFAAALLGEYAPADPAPTRARVGEFLKRMAGYFPFSGSETHFALSLDYARLATLLAPAAPPLVQKKGGWRARVRAVEAAWSAMKGGNKANAAALAAAAEWAAEALAPTDALDALQPQSYVALLPIVWELVLRPEADMLEALCSAALKQPGSGAKRRATDALLTRVVRVHEDAFAPEPLFVPLASPARGLVAQWIGATPRTLWELGTRDAPATRALLQFLLELSPARRAFEAPYSLVSADAVAGIPGKLGPFFHLQHATRGAVAGPWTALSAPEQRLALDAARVWAQEDSSGRLAGAVVRAVTGPGAPAWARAYWERESV; encoded by the coding sequence ATGCCGAAAGCGAcaaagaggaagaaggagaaggaggcagACTTCAAAAAGGCCAAactcaagctcggcaagggcaagaaaGCCGCGTCGAACGCGACCGACACGAGCTTCAAGGCCCGATCCATCGCCCTCCCGTCCCAGAAGAGCCTAACGCGCGCTTTGGCACTTGCGACAGACGATGCTCCGTCATCCTCTACGCCGACGACCGGCGCtggactcggactcgacgacgtgctcgtGCGGACGCGTCACCCAAATTCGCATGTGCGGAATGAAGCCATTGGGCAGCTGCGCCAAGTCCTCACTGCCGGCGTCTCCCTCGGCGTTCCAATGGGAGAACGACACGGCGAAGTGGCAAAGGTCGTGAGCGGTATCGGGTCCCTTATTTCGGATGAGGAACAGTCGGTCCGGAGGGCACTGCATGACTTTGTGGGGTGGTATCTCTCGCGCCTCCCACCTTTAGCCCTCAGCGCGTACCTCCCGACCCTCACACTCCAAATctcgtcggggttgagcCATATCTTCCCAGCCATTCGACTGGATACGTGTCGCCTCGTACTGCTTCTCTTGGAAAGCGGGGCGGATATCGTCGGACCATGGCCTGCCAAGCCCCCCTCCACTAGCTCCCTCGTTGGGAGCGCGGGCGTGTTCGACGGACTACGCCTCGCCGCTGGACTGGGAGAGGACAAGGCCAGTGCGGGATATCGATTGGATGGAAAGGGCAAGCTCGTTATTCTTCGCACTATCCGGGGATTCATCCATCGGGCCCTCGAACCtgccgagaagaagggggAGGAAAGCAGCTTCGGGACATGGTCGCtcaccgacctcgaggccgacgactgGAGTTTGGGTAATTACTCTTGGGCACTGGAATGGAAGCAGCCAGCCCCagccgaggagggagacggAGCTgcagccgagctcgagagcaCGTACGCTGTTCTTCACTCTCTGCTTCTCAACACTTTCATGGAGTCTGCGCCGGCTGCCTTTGCGTCACCGGCTGACGAGACTGCTCTCGCACTGTGTGCGGAGAGTACTGCGCTCGCACGTCTCTTTGCAGCTGCCCTTCTGGGTGAATATGCTCCAGCCGATCCTGCGCCAACCCGCGCTCGCGTCGGCGAGTTCCTCAAGCGCATGGCGGGATACTTTCCCTTCTCAGGTTCGGAGACCCACTTCGCCCTGAGTCTCGACTATGCGCGCCTCGCAACGCTGCTCGCTCCGGCGGCTCCTCCATTGGTgcagaagaagggcggATGGCGTGCACGCGTACGTGCGGTGGAGGCAGCGTGGTCTGCCATGAAGGGGGGTAACAAGGCCAATGCTGCTGCACTCGCCGCTGCAGCCGAGTGGGCAGCCGAAGCCCTCGCGCCGACAGACGCGCTCGATGCTCTCCAACCACAATCCTatgtcgccctcctcccgatCGTGTGGGAACTTGTCCTCCGGCCCGAAGCGGACATGCTCGAAGCCCTGTGTTCAGCAGCGCTCAAGCAGCCCGGCTCGGGAGCCaagcggcgcgcgacggaTGCGCTACTCACGCGCGTTGTGCGGGTGCACGAGGACGCGTTTGCGCCGGAGCCGCTCTTCGTGCCTCTCGCGTCTCCTGCACGCGGACTTGTCGCTCAGTGGATCGGCGCCACACCGCGTACCCTCTGGGAGCTTGGGACGCGGGATGCAcccgcgacgcgcgcgcttctccagttcctcctcgagcttaGTCCCGCACGGCGCGCGTTTGAGGCGCCCTATTCCCTCGTTAGCGCTGATGCTGTCGCGGGCATCCCTGGCAAACTCGGGCCCTTCTTCCACCTACAACACGCAACGCGCGGGGCTGTCGCGGGCCCATGGACCGCCCTGTCGGCACCAGAACAGCGACTTGCGCTTGACGCTGCGCGCGTCTGGGCGCAGGAGGACAGCAGCGGACGCCTGGCGGGGGCTGTGGTGCGGGCCGTGACGGGCCCAGGGGCGCCAGCGTGGGCACGTGCATACTGGGAGCGGGAGAGTGTATAA
- the ISM1 gene encoding uncharacterized protein (Belongs to the class-I aminoacyl-tRNA synthetase family), whose protein sequence is MSRLLSQSWGRLPRLATSAPTFRPLGVRFASEVKDQDIRKKYSATLLLPKTDMPLRAKNAPATEDKYRHRTTDELYREQYATNEGPVFILHDGPPYANGNLHMGHALNKILKDMINRYNVIRGRKVHYIPGWDCHGLPIEHKALAALGKSHTSLDPVSVRREARKFALEAIDVQKAEMKQLGVMADWDNPDGVYRTLDHDYEIRQLKMLQMMVSKGFITHRLRPTYYSPSSRTALAEAELEYTDLKSNSVYVRFPVSEEWMTPRLKEAFQKGREVSPEATLSLAIWTTTPWTLPANMGVSVHNEIAYVVVLDNAKRLLVVAEELLEPLQERFGKLQVIDRLDGKHLIGTKYRTLFHTGDPESLPAIFAADYVTSESGTGLVHSAPGHGHDDYDAFQDQNIPMDDLRCPVDDEGHFTNEIVQWSGNQAFSALVGKYVLGAGSKLMIEQLEGAGVLLAEEKIEHRYPIDWRTKKPIIIRATPQWFCDVGSLKPSAVEAIENIKFVPPNELTPGRNRLSATVLSRSEWCISRQRSWGVPIPALFNSNGEPLLTVESLEHIISVLREKGIDHWWAGSDDEFVPASHKGQVLTKGLDTLDVWFDSGTSWSLIADAHLRSESEPLADVYLEGSDQHRGWFQSSILIRLAALEKDGHKPMAPYRNLITHGFTTDEKGNKMSKSLGNGISPMDVVNGKKGRDAFGSDTLRLWAAGTDYTRDASIGPSSISHAAEVLRKLRSTLRFMLANTANATPLPLEEAGLTLVERYILHELSTLEQVVREAYEDFTFNKVLQGVTSFTSSTLSSFYFDVAKDALYCDPINGPRRQAIIATQSHVLNAVLKMIAPIVPHLAEEVYESTRSNHHKSSVFLEQWAKGESWIDKEAADEMAVLLAVRGEVLSMLETARQDKHVRVPTETAVYLASSPTMESLLKRHATLLPSILGVSIVKLTAPPPSTWSVTGESESVSITLAPAPAHQCPRCWLYTAPAEAELCQRCDMALGDSPTPM, encoded by the exons ATGAGCAGGCTCCTCTCCCAATCGTGGGGGCGCCTGCCCCGGCTGGCGACAAGCGCCCCCACCTTTCGTCCTCTCGGTGTTCGCTTTGCTagcgaggtcaaggaccaGGATATTCGCAAGAAGTACTCCGCTACCCTCCTGCTCCCGAAGACGGACATGCCGCTGCGTGCGAAGAACGCGCCAGCTACCGAGGACAAGTACCGCCACCGCACGACGGACGAACTCTACCGCGAGCAG TATGCGACCAACGAGGGGCCGGTGTTCATCTTGCATGATGGACCGCCGTATGCGAACGGCAACCTCCACATGG GGCACGCACTCAACAAGATCCTCAAGGACATGATTAACCGTTACAACGTAATCCGCGGACGCAAGGTCCA CTACATCCCCGGCTGGGACTGCCATGGTCTGCCCATCGAGCACAAGGCACTTGCGGCGCTTGGC AAGTCGCACACGTCCCTGGACCCCGTGAGCGTACGGCGGGAGGCGCGAAAGTTCGCGCTTGAGGCTATCGATGTCCAGAAGGCCGAGATGaagcagctcggcgtcatggCTGACTGGGATAACCCAGACGGCGTCTATCGCACTCTTG ACCACGATTACGAGATCCGGCAGCTCAAGATGCTGCAGATGATGGTGTCGAAGG GCTTCATCACCCACCGCCTTCGGCCTACATATTactcgccatcgtcgcgGACTGCCCTGGCTGAGGCAGAGCTCGAGTACACAGACCTCAAATCGAACTCAGTCTACGTCAGGTTCCCGGTCTCTGAAGAATGGATGACTCCTCGGTTGAAGGAGGCGTTCCAAAAGGGCAGGGAGGTCAGTCCCGAGGCTACTTTGAGTCTTGCAATTTGGACAACAACGCCGTGGACGCTCCCGGCAAACATG GGCGTCTCGGTGCACAACGAGATTGCGTACGTGGTCGTGCTTGACAACGCGAAGCGGCTGCTTGTCGTGGCTGAGGAGCTCCTGGAGCCCCTTCAGGAGCGATTCGGGAAGCTTCAAGTCATTGACCGGCTCGATG GCAAGCACCTCATCGGTACCAAGTACCGCACCCTCTTCCACACCGGTGACCCTGAGTCGCTTCCAGCAATCTTTGCGGCGGATTATGTCACGTCGGAGTCCGGAACTGGCCTTGTCCACTCCGCTCCGGGCCACGGACACGACGACTACGACGCGTTCCAAGACCAAAACATCCCAATGGATGACTTGCGTTGCCCTGTGGATGACGAGGGGCACTTCACCAACGAAATTGTCCAGTGGTCCGGTAACCAGGCGTTCTCTGCTCTCGTTGGCAAATATGTCCTGGGCGCTGGATCGAAATTGATGATTGAGCAGCTTGAAGGTGCCGGAGTTCTGCTAGCCGAAGAGAAAATCGAGCATCGCTACCCTATCGACTGGCGCACCAAGAAGCCCATTATTATTCGGGCGACGCCGCAGTGGTTTTGCGATGTCGGGTCGCTCAAGCCTTCAGCCGTTGAGGCGATTGAGAACATCAAGTTTGTTCCTCCTAATG AGCTTACACCTGGCCGCAACCGCCTCTCTGCCACTGTTCTCTCGCGCTCCGAATGGTGCATCTCGCGGCAGCGGAGTTGGGGTGTTCCCATCCCTGCGCTCTTCAACTCCAACGGGGAGCCTCTACTCACTGTGGAGTCTCTCGAGCACATTATTTCTGTGCTGCGAGAGAAGGGCATTGACCACTGGTGGGCAGGTTCTGACGATGAGTTTGTGCCTGCTAGCCACAAGGGCCAGGTGCTCACGAAGGGCTTGGACACCCTCGATGTCTGGTTCGACAGTGGCACTTCGTGGTCGCTGATTGCGGATGCTCACTTGCGGTCTGAATCTGAACCATTAGCAGATGTCTACCTCGAGGGTTCAGACCAGCATCGTGGATGGTTCCAATcgtccatcctcatccgcctcgccgcgcttgaAAAGGACGGACACAAGCCGATGGCCCCCTACCGCAACCTGATTACGCACGGCTTCACGACCGACGAGAAGGGAAACAAGATGAGCAAGTCGCTCGGTAACGGAATTTCCCCGATGGACGTGGTGAACGGAAAAAAG GGACGGGACGCATTCGGATCCGACACGTTGCGGTTATGGGCGGCTGGAACAGACTACACTCGCGACGCCTCTATCGGGCCTTCGAGCATCTCACATGCTGCAGAAGTACTGCGCAAACTGAGGAGCACTCTGCGTTTCATGCTTGCAAATACCGCCAATGCCACACCCCTGCCtctggaggaggccggATTGACACTG GTGGAGCGGTACATCCTGCATGAGCTCAGCACCTTGGAGCAGGTGGTTAGAGAAGCGTACGAAGACTTCACTTTCAACAAAG TTTTGCAGGGTGTGACTAGTTTTACATCATCGACCCTCTCGTCCTTTTACTTTGAcgtcgccaaggacgcACTCTATTGCGACCCTATCAATGGGCCGCGCCGGCAGGCCATTATCGCTACACAAAGCCAC GTACTCAACGCTGTGCTCAAGATGATTGCCCCTATTGTCCCGCATCTGGCTGAAGAAGTGTATGAGTCAACGAGATCAAACCATCACAAGAGCTCGGTCTTCCTGGAACAATGGGCGAAGGGG GAGAGCTGGATCGACAAGGAAGCTGCTGACGAGATGGCTGTGTTACTAGCTGTTCGGGGTGAGGTGCTCAGCATGTTGGAGACTGCGCGGCAGGACAA ACACGTACGTGTGCCGACCGAGACTGCAGTGTACCTTGCCTCATCGCCGACTATGGAGAGCTTGTTGAAGAGGCACG CCACTCTGCTCCCAAGTATTTTAGGAGTATCCATCGTCAAGTTGACGGCTCCGCCGCCATCCACGTGGAGCGTCACAGGGGAATCGGAATCAG TTTCGATCACCCTGGCTCCTGCACCCGCACACCAATGTCCCCGTTGCTGGTTGTATACCGCACcagccgaggccgagctgtGCCAACGGTGTGACATGGCGTTAGGCGACAGCCCCACACCTATGTGA
- a CDS encoding uncharacterized protein (Basic region leucine zipper) produces the protein MPEKSMILRRREANRLAAQRFRNRKKGYQDSLEDRVRTLELERDELLERVEVAEAATAGRDPHTVWSTPSAKHRRSGTGSSTTFLSRKGGSGTLPPTTTDESLRLSGVEAANRRLQDENKWLQEDNARLQDMLDRWVEWSGRVNQTRSRSYDAPYDPPYDESGYHQHPAPPPRSSHGQVPPQYGGLDPYRSHPQWSTSPNLQHHDLRR, from the exons ATGCCCGAGAAGTCGATGATTCTGCGCCGCAGAGAAGCCAACCGTCTGGCCGCTCAGCGTTTTCGCAATCGTAAGAAGGGCTATCAGGACAgcctcgaggaccgcgTACGCACCCTGGAacttgagcgcgacgagctgctcgagcgggTGGAGGTAGCAgaggcggcgacggcgggaCGTGATCCACACACTGTTTGGTCCACTCCTTCGGCAAAGCACCGCCGGTCAGGGACTGGGTCTTCTACGACATTCCTTAGTCGCAAAGGTGGCAGTGGCACTCTTCCTCCCACTACAACGGATGAGAGCCTGCGGTTGAGTGGTGTCGAAGCAGCCAACCGGCGTTTGCAAGACGAAAACAAATGGCTGCAGGAGGATAATGCTCGGCTGCAGGACATGCTGGACCGTTGGGTGGAGTGGAGCGGACGAGTGAACCAGACTCGGTCAAGGAGCTACGATGCGCCGTATGATCCTCCGTACGATGAGAGTGGC TATCACCAGCATCCGGCTCCACCGCCGCGGTCGAGCCACGGACAGGTACCTCCACAGTACGGAGGAC TTGATCCGTATCGGAGTCATCCCCAGTGGTCCACCTCCCCCAACCTGCAGCACCACGACCTCCGGAGATAA
- the KIN28 gene encoding uncharacterized protein (Protein tyrosine kinase) — MDLAAQENQARAERWEKGTKIGEGTYANVYKATEKATGRKVAIKKIKVGMMKDGLDMSALREVKFLQELHHPNIIGLLDVFSVKQNINLVLEFLDTDLEAVIRDKTLIFQVADIKSWMAMSLRGLEYIHRHGVLHRDLKPNNLLIASTGELKIADFGLGREFGDAAYKMTSQVITRWYRPPELLWGARHYGSTVDIWSMGTIMVELVLRVPFLAGETDIDQLKKTFHAMGSPTEQDWPGHTKLPDYIAPEYFPPNPWWNMISSVGRDGQDFCREMLKYDPLARPSAKKGLSHRFFTSLPRPTPPILLPKPMAELRPREINPQDFGPGLAADVPKRKVASPNGEGELGDRSIARRLFA; from the exons ATGGACTTGGCAGCGCAGGAGAATCAAGCTCGCGCCGAACGTTGGGAAAAGGGAACAAAGATTGGCGAAGGTACCTATGCCAACGTCTACAAGG CGACCGAGAAGGCAACGGGGAGGAAAG TGGCGATCAAGAAGATCAAGGTCGGGATGATGAAAGACGGTCTGGACATGTCAGCGCTTCGCGAGGTCAAGTTCTTGCAGGAGCTGCACCACCCCAACATCATCGGA ctcctcgacgtcttCTCCGTCAAGCAAAACATCAACCTTGTCCTCGAGTTCTTGGATACGGACCTGGAAGCCGTCATCCGCGACAAGACACTCATCTTTCAGGTCGCAGACATCAAATCATGGATGGCCATGTCACTGCGCGGGCTCGAATACATCCATCGTCATGGGGTCTTGCATCGT gaCCTCAAGCCTAATAACTTGCTTATTGCAAGCACAGGTGAGCTCAAGATTGCCGACTTTGGTCTTGGGCGAGAGTTCGGAGACGCAGCATACAAGATGACTTCGCAGGTTATCACTAG gtgGTACCGGCCGCCCGAGCTGTTGTGGGGCGCGCGCCATTACGGCTCGACGGTCGACATCTGGTCGATGGGAACGATCATGGTTGAGCTCGTGCTGCGCGTGCCCTTCCTCGCGGGCGAAACCGACATCGATCAGCTCAAGAAGACATTCCATGCGATGGGTTCACCGACAGAGCAGGACTGGCCG GGCCACACCAAGCTACCCGACTACATCGCGCCCGAGTATTTCCCACCCAACCCGTGGTGGAACATGATTTCGTCCGTCGGCAGGGACGGGCAGGACTTCTGTCGGGAGATGCTAAAGTACGACCCGCTTGCTCGGCCAAGCGCGAAGAAGGGCCTCAGCCACCGCTTCTTCACCTCACTGCCTCGACCAACCCCGCCCATTCTCTTGCCCAAGCCCATGGCTGAGCTCCGACCCCGCGAAATCAACCCCCAGGACTTCGGGCCAGggctcgccgccgacgtgccAAAGCGCAAGGTAGCAAGCCCGAACGGTGaaggcgagctcggcgaccgaAGCATTGCCCGCCGCCTCTTTGCCTAG
- a CDS encoding uncharacterized protein (WD domain, G-beta repeat), whose product MTRTQHQLHPTKSFPVYCLDWTDDATLLLGGGGGATKSGIGNKLKLVDVSRDGRRIKDVYELRLSSEEDAPMTLALDRATSQLVTGINASQESIEGGKNEQCRTFSYADKRLAFVRSQNTISAQWSDDYPYQKLTALSIPPTEGASASFVATGTTENRVTVLKFPSLDIVVPPFDVDGGDLVDLNWGGPLGTLLAVTTTSQLHVYAFASGKLTLMQSIAAPKGDDAVLAFRAARFAPDSPERPSLLAALNSAAQPRRDARRKARKSYVAKFEPSTALVEEVAEKDEKQETLDEKADDKAAEEPSLSWKFSNKREVAGKPITVFDVSPNGRLVSFGCSDLSIGMLDAHTLSPLLKILHAHSFPPTALKFNPTATMLVSASADNTIRIVVVPSSFGASVPSTLVMLILALFVFLLAVLLRK is encoded by the exons ATGACCAGGACACAACACCAACTGCATCCCACAAAGTCCTTCCCCGTCTATTGCCTCGACTGGACAGACGACGCtactctcctcctcggcggcggcggcggcgccactAAGAGTGGGATCGGGAACAAGCTG AAACTTGTCGACGTGTCCCGTGATGGCCGCCGCATCAAAGATGTGTACGAGCTTAGGCTCAGcagcgaggaagacgcGCCGATGACGCTGGCCCTCGACCGTGCT acgTCGCAGCTCGTCACTGGCATCAACGCATCTCAGGAGTCGATTGAGGGCGGCAAGAACGAGCAGTGCCGCACTTTTTCGTACGCCGACAAAAG ACTCGCCTTCGTCCGTTCGCAGAATACGATCAGTGCACAATGGTCTGATGACTACCCATATCAG AAACTGACCGCGCTCTCCATCCCGCCTACCGAGGGTGCGTCCGCCTCATTCGTCGCTACAGGCACGACGGAGAACCGGGTCACTGTCCTCAAGTTCCCATCGCTCGACATCGTTGTGCCTCCGTTTGATGTCGATGGAGGggatctcgtcgacctgAACTGGGGAGGGCCTCTCGGTACATTG CTCGCAGTCACGACTACCTCGCAATTACATGTCTACGCCTTCGCCTCAGGAAAGCTCACGCTGATGCAATCGATCGCGGCGCCTAAGGGCGATGACGCCGTCCTGGCATTCCGTGCGGCTCGTTTCGCTCCAGACTCACCTGAGCGCCcgtccctcctcgctgcgTTAAATTCTGCCGCGCAGCCCCGTCGCGATGCGCGCCGGAAGGCACGTAAATCTTACGTCGCCAAGTTTGAGCCTTCGACGGCactggtcgaggaggttgcagagaaggacgagaagcAGGAGACCCTTGACGAGAAGGCAGACGACAAGGCCGCTGAAGAACCTTCCCTCTCGTGGAAGTTTTCAAACAAGCGCGAAGTTGCAGGCAAGCCCATCACCGTGTTCGACGTGAGTCCGAATGGACGTCTCGTGTCGTTTGGCTGCTCCGACCTCTCGAtcggcatgctcgacgCACACACACTATCTCCCCTCCTCAAGATTCTACACGCACACTCGTTCCCCCCCACTGCTCTCAAGTTCAACCCTACCGCGACAATGCTTGTCTCTGCCAGCGCGGACAACACGATccgcatcgtcgtcgtaccATCCAGCTTTGGCGCTAGTG TACCCTCCACGCTCGTCATGCTCATCCTTGCCCTGTTTGTGTTTTTGCTAGCAGTCCTCTTGCGCAAGTAG